In Dyadobacter sp. CECT 9275, the following proteins share a genomic window:
- a CDS encoding ATP-grasp domain-containing protein, whose product MYPTEQLEPATKTRENAATETKELKPSRSARLIRLRSWEYWPFAVVYIPVFIYWLWLSIKARSFLFFSASNPSIESGGMLGESKIDILDLISDEYKPLTLFINRKTDRRDLPEKLRFAGLNFPVIAKPNAGERGWGVEKIADLNALEQYHSKTPVDYLIQEYIHYPLELGVFYYRMPDQPGGTVSSMVQKEFLSVTGNGRDNLAELILANDRAVLQWERLKVKYATSLTTVPGMHEKITLVSIGNHCLGTKFLNANHLITPALTAVFDRISLSVQGFYFGRYDLRCTGLEDLYQGKNIKIMELNGAGAEPAHIYQSGFSILEAWKVLLRHWHILYKISRFNNEKGTPYLTFKEARVIWKRTKAGKQSN is encoded by the coding sequence ATGTATCCAACTGAACAGCTGGAACCTGCAACTAAAACCAGGGAGAATGCAGCCACTGAAACAAAAGAATTAAAGCCCTCCAGAAGTGCTCGTCTGATTCGTTTGAGAAGCTGGGAATACTGGCCTTTCGCCGTGGTTTATATCCCGGTTTTTATCTACTGGCTCTGGCTTTCGATCAAGGCCCGATCATTCTTGTTTTTCTCCGCTTCCAATCCATCGATCGAGTCAGGCGGGATGCTGGGTGAATCGAAAATCGATATTCTTGACCTGATTAGTGACGAATACAAGCCGTTGACGCTTTTCATAAATCGTAAAACGGACCGCCGTGACCTACCGGAAAAACTGCGTTTTGCAGGTTTGAATTTCCCGGTGATTGCCAAACCGAACGCTGGCGAACGCGGCTGGGGCGTTGAGAAAATCGCCGATTTAAATGCTTTGGAACAATATCATAGCAAAACTCCGGTTGATTACCTGATCCAGGAATACATCCACTACCCGCTCGAATTGGGCGTTTTTTATTACCGCATGCCCGATCAGCCAGGTGGGACGGTATCTTCCATGGTGCAAAAAGAATTTCTGAGCGTCACAGGAAATGGCCGGGACAATCTTGCAGAACTCATTCTGGCCAACGACCGGGCCGTTTTGCAATGGGAGCGTCTTAAAGTTAAATATGCCACATCTTTAACAACAGTGCCGGGAATGCATGAAAAGATCACATTGGTTTCCATCGGAAATCACTGCCTGGGTACCAAATTCCTGAACGCCAACCATCTGATCACCCCGGCATTGACGGCCGTTTTCGACCGGATCAGCCTGTCGGTTCAAGGCTTTTACTTCGGAAGATACGACCTGCGATGCACGGGTCTGGAAGATCTGTATCAAGGAAAAAACATAAAAATTATGGAACTGAATGGCGCGGGCGCAGAACCAGCGCACATTTATCAGTCGGGCTTCTCCATACTTGAAGCTTGGAAGGTATTGCTTCGCCATTGGCACATATTGTATAAAATCAGCAGGTTCAATAACGAAAAGGGAACTCCTTATCTGACATTCAAAGAGGCCCGCGTTATTTGGAAACGCACCAAAGCAGGCAAACAATCCAATTAG
- a CDS encoding NRDE family protein — protein sequence MCTVSYLPFQDGFILTSSRDEKLTRPPAKLSDPVLYHDQEITFPRDPLGQGSWIATSKTRTVCLLNGAFTAHNPKPPYRHSRGLVVLHAFDYFTIHHFASEYDFGGLEPFTLLLIEDGQLLTLRWTGDQLFKTEKDASRPRIWSSATLYTPEIITRRELWFSQWLHSASGQCLEGIRAFHKTAGEADPENAVCMRRGNQFATVSLTSVVRSDEQTEMIYEDLIRSELTFRKLNQTYVSN from the coding sequence ATGTGTACGGTTAGTTATCTTCCATTTCAAGACGGTTTTATCCTGACATCCAGCAGGGACGAGAAACTTACCCGCCCGCCTGCAAAACTATCGGATCCGGTCCTCTACCATGATCAGGAAATAACATTTCCGAGGGATCCGCTGGGCCAGGGGAGCTGGATAGCCACTTCAAAAACACGTACCGTGTGCCTGCTCAATGGTGCTTTTACAGCGCACAACCCCAAGCCGCCTTACCGGCACAGCCGGGGACTGGTTGTTTTGCATGCCTTTGACTATTTCACGATACACCATTTTGCCTCCGAATATGATTTCGGAGGATTGGAGCCGTTTACACTGCTACTGATTGAAGACGGCCAACTGCTTACGCTACGCTGGACAGGAGATCAGCTTTTTAAAACAGAAAAGGATGCTTCCCGGCCACGTATATGGTCATCGGCAACACTTTACACGCCCGAAATCATAACCCGGCGGGAATTATGGTTTTCGCAATGGCTCCATTCAGCATCGGGACAATGTCTGGAAGGTATCCGCGCCTTTCACAAAACGGCTGGTGAGGCCGATCCCGAAAATGCCGTTTGTATGAGAAGGGGCAACCAGTTCGCAACCGTCAGCCTGACGAGCGTTGTACGGTCCGACGAACAAACGGAAATGATTTATGAAGACCTCATTCGAAGCGAATTAACGTTTAGAAAACTAAATCAAACGTATGTATCCAACTGA